Genomic DNA from Desulfobotulus mexicanus:
ACATCTTCAATCGTATTGGGTAATCGCTTTTCAAAGAGTCGTTTGTCATCGTTATCAATGACTACAATAAAATTATTGCTTGAATGCAGGTCGATTCCAGCGTAAGTTTTCATAAGACACCTCCTAAATCCTATTGAGATTTAAGTCTCTTGCCCTTGGTTTCATAGTGCTACTATGAATAGGGAGGTGTCAATTTTTTACAAGACTCGGTGAGGTAGTCCTTTATATGATTATCAGACCCCTTTTTCCCCTTACTTTTCTTAAAACCATAAGGCCACCCCCGCTTTAAACTGCCTGCCCGGCATGGGATAAAATGCCCCTGAATAGGCAGCCAGGGCATATTCTTCATCCAGCATATTATTTATTTCCATGAAGATATCCAAAGGTGCCCTGTGCAGACGGGCCCGTATATCCCAGACATGGAAGGCATCCAGCTTCTTTTCCCTGTTATCATAATCATTGCCGTCATAGCGGCTGTCAAACCAGCGGCCTGCCAGATGAAGCCCAACTACTTCCACAGGCTCCCATGAGATCTGCAGACCTGCATGGCGCTCAGGTACAAGGGGAATAACCGTATCCTTTTTTTCAAATCTGGCCTGCATCAAAGTCATGTCCAGACGAAAACTCAATGAAGGTGAAGGATAAAGACTCAAGGAAGTTTCAAGCCCCCGCCTCAGGGTAGTATCTTCGTAATTGCGGTTTTCCTGCAGAAGACTGTCATAATAAATTTCATCATGGGCTTCCATGGAAAAAAGCCCCGCTTCCAGCCGGTACCGGCCAGGGGCAAAAGTGCGGAAACCCAGCTCCATATGTCGGGTTTCCTGGGGTCTCAAATCCGATGACGCCTTTGCCAGTTCATCCACATTGGGACTTCTGAAACTGCTGGCAAAGGAAGTGTAAAGATGTAATTCTGAATTTACTTCGTAAATAAGCCCTGCATCCCATGCCTGCTTTTCCCATGCCTCGCTCCTTAAAGCATACTGCCGCCATTCCTGAAGATCCATTCTGTCATAACGATAATCCGCATCCACATGATGGTAGCGTCCCCCCAGAGCCAGCCGCAAGGATTCCGTTATACCTAAATCAGCTGCTGCAAAAGCACCGTATTCAATAATTCTTCCATTGTGACGACGGGCTAGATTAGCATCGGGATCTGTTCTTATATAATGGCTTTCCAGATGATCAAGGCCAAGATGCAGGCTGTTTCCGGCAAAGGGAAGATGATAATCTGCACGCAATATTTTTTCCGTAACCGCAATATCCACGGGCAAAATTTCCATCTCTTCCCAGCTCTGCCTGCCCGTCATATCCATTTTCTGATCCCTGTAACGCAAACTGCGTTGCAACTTCAGGGTTCCGATGGAATCAAAATCGCCTTCCGCCCTTGCCGTGAATCTTTTTTCAAAGGTTTCTCCGCCGTCATGGGGAGTGGATGCGCTTTTACGGGATCTGCCCGCAGTAACAGGGCCGGGAAGACCATAGGTATCTTCATGAACATGGCCGGACAGAGCAAAGGAGAAAGGGCCTTTTCTACCAAGACGAAGATCCAGCCCCGCATCTTTCGCTTCAAAGGCACTGTTCTCCCGATAACCACTGGTTTGATTATGTCCGCCATAAAGACGGAAGGCAAAATCTTTACTGCTGCCGGAAGTCTGGATTCGGTTTTTTCTATGCCCAAAACTTCCCGTCTCCGAGGAGAGGGTGGCAGAAAGTTCTGCCGGTTTTTTCGTGACAATACGGATAACACCACCCACAGCTCCGCTGCCCCAGTGTACGGCTCCGCTGCCACGGATAATCTCTATGCGCTCAATGTCTTCCATGGCGATGGTGGAAAAATCCACACCTGAAAGATCCCTTGCGTTCATGGGAACATCATCCAGCAGCACCAGAACATTGCTGGATGATGTGTCTCCCATACCCCTTATATCCAGCCCTCCTGATTTCCCCACACCTTCTCTGGGAACAAGCCCAGCCTCCCTTGCCAGCACATCCACCAGCCCGGCTCCGGGTATGCGGCTCAGGTCTTGCCTGTCCAAGACCCGGACTGGTCTGGCAAGCCTTTCCGCCCCCTTATCTTCCCGACCCGCCGTCACCACAATGGTTTCAAGCTTTACAGGTGAATCTCCTGAGGCAAAACCGGGAAATAAGGAAACAATAAAAGCAGAAAAAAAAAGGAAAAATACAGCATGGGCTGGATTCATATCAAAAACCCAGAGAATTGATAAAACAGCTGGAGCTGGAACCTTCCGCTTCTTTGATACGCGGACCACCCACATTGTCCAGGGCAAAATAGGCGGGGGTGTTCATGCCCCACTCACCCATATCCGTGGATTCAAGGGAAAAGGAGAGGCGCTTTACTGGTCCCATGGAGGCAAGATCCACCCATTTCCATGTATCCAGAATATAAGGACTGGACGCACCTGACCGGAAATCCGCCAGATAAACCACCTGCCGACCTGCTATATCGCCTGCTGAGTTGCGGCCTTCTATGGTCAGACGCAACCAGTCTCCTGCAACAAATTTTTTTGCAAAATCATCCCCTTTTTCCATGGAACCGTAAGCATAGGTGGTGTTGGTCACATAAAGACCGCTGAGGGTATGCGGGGAATCCAGCACCAGTTCAGGGCTTGCTCCACCAATATATCCAACGGCATAGGTAGAAGAACCATCAATACCTTCGCCGGTTATGGCGCTGTACTGGTTTGAAAAATCCTTTGTCCAGGTATCCTTTTTCGTAGAAAGGGCAAAACCGCTCCAGGCACTCCATTCCTGATTATAATCATTTTTAAAGGTCATGGTGCCTGACCGTATTTCCCCACTACCGTCACTGCCGTTCCAGTAACCATCGGTAAAATGTTTCCGGTCCACATCCTCAAAGGTTGCCGGAACAAAGGTCTGAGCCCATAGATAAAGGGGAAGAAATCCCGTCAGCAGAACCAGAACCAAACTCGTCATCCATGCCTGTCTTCTCATCATTTTTTTATCCTTTCCAATATTCTTCCATCAAAGTTAAGGCGCACCCTTACAGGGAGCGTTTCCAAAGCATCCTCAAAAAAACAGGCCCACCAATCACAGCGGTCAAAATACCCACGGGCATTTCCGTAGGAGCCACAAGGGTTCTTGCCAGCATGTCACAGAAGGCAAGGAAAGCTCCCCCTGCCAAAGCCGAAAAAAAGAGTCCCGTACGCATATCCGGACCGGAAATCCTCCGCACGGCCTGGGGAATAATCAGGCCCACAAAGCCGATGGGACCGGAAAAAGCCACAGCCGCACCCACAAGACATCCTGTGGCAAGGCAGATCCGCAGACGCACCCGGCTGACGGGTACCCCGTGAGCCCTTGCAAGAACAGGATCAACAGCCATGAGATTCAAGGCCGGGCCTAAGGGAAAAAGCAGGAGGCTTCCTATTATAACAAAGGGAAACATGGCCATAAGGCTGTCCCAGCCCACCACATCCAGCCCGCCCATTAGCCAGCGATCCATCACCACAAGCCTTGATGGGTCCACAAAATAACGGATCAGCATCATCAGGGCACCACAGAGGATATTCACTGTTACACCGGCAAGGATAACCGTTTCAGCAGCCCCGCCGAAACGGGAAGCCAGCTTCAGGGAAAGCCCCACAGCCATCAATGATCCGGCAAAGGCAAGTATCTGAACCGAAGAAAATGGGCCGCAATACACAAGCCAGACAGGAAAAGAAAGGGCCATGGAAGCACCGACAGCGGCACAGCCTGCAATGCCCAGTACAAAGGGCTCTGCCAGGGGATTTTCCAGCATTACCTGCAAAGCAGCACCACAGGCAGCCAGTCCCATGCCGCAGATAAAGGCCAGCAGCACCCTTGGAAATCGGTGATGAAGAAGAATTTCTGCGGAAAGACTCCTTTCCCCGGAAAAAAGCTCAAAAAAAGCAGCGGGTGGCGTTGCTTCCGCCCCAAAAAAAGGGAGAATGCAGAGTGCCCCAAGAGCCAGAAGACCGTAGATCAGCCAGTGAATTTTTTCTGCACTTCCAATCACAGAAAATCCTTCCTCTCCGGCAACAGCACCCTGCCGCCTCTGCCATCGGGATGGGACCATACGGCCATGGATCTGCCATAGGCTCTGGCAAGAACTTCGGAATTCATAACATCAGCAGGCTTTCCTCTGGCCAGAATCCGTCCCTGATCCATAAAAATCAAATTGTCCGCAAAGGCTGCGGCCAGATTGATATCATGGCTCACCACCAGCGCACCGGAACTGGATCTTGTTTCTTTTTGCAAAAGGGAAAAAAATTCAGCCCCATGATGGGGATCAAGGCCTGTGGTCGGTTCATCCAGCAGCAGGTAGTCGGGATTTCTGCAAAGTACAGAGGCCAGCAGCACCCTCTGCCGCTCTCCACCGGAAAGATCGGAAAGAAAACGACCTTTCAAATGAAGTATCCCGGTTTTTTCCATGGCAGCCATTGCCGCCTCCCGGGCAGAAGCCCTCCCAATATGCCCGCCATCCACGGGAAAACGGCCCATGGCCACCACGGCATCCGTTCGGAAAGCATAAAGGGAGCGTACGACCTGGGGCAGATAACCCACCCTGACAGCAACATCCCTGCGCTGGAGCTGCGCCACTGGCCGTCCTTCCAGCAGAACCTTACCCTTGTCAGGCCTGAGTACGCCTGCAAGAATCTGCAAAAGGGTGGATTTGCCCCCGCCATTGGGACCTATTATGCAGCATAGTCCCTTCTGCTGAACCTCCACATCCACAGGACCGAGCAAAAAATCATTTTCCCGGGAAAACTCAAGGGCTTCACCCCTTAATTCTCCCATAACATCATCTCCTCCATCACCTCCCCCAAAAGGGCCGTTGCTTCAGGAATACGGGGACCGGCCATCTGCAGATGACTTGCGGAAAGTACCCGGATACGACCATGCCGCACCGCAGGCAGCGGACCAAGAGCCCGCCATTTTCTTACAAGATCTTCCGGAGCTGGCGGAGACTCTCCGGGAAGCAGTTCCAGAATAATATCCGGCTGACGCATGAGAATGGCTTCCTTGGAAATGGAGGGATAGCGCTGGGGATGGTCATCAAAAATATTCCGCCCCCCGGCCAGTGCGATAAGTTCAGTAAGGTAGGAATCTTTTCCTGCGGTCATGATCTGGGAAAGGGTACCGGGGGTAGTCCCCAGCACAAGGAGTATGGCGGGAGGATTGGCTCTCTCATATCGTATGCGGAGTTTTTCCAGCTCAGCTTCCAGAGAATCAACAAGTTTTACAGCTTCATTTTCACGTTCCAGGGCTTTTCCCAGAACAAGGATACCCTCTGTAATGGAAGCCCTGTTTTCCATACTTACACGCAGCACGGGAATCCCCTGTCTGCGGCAGTATGTATCCATCTTTTCATGCCTGCCCTGCAGAATGACAAGGTCTGGCCTGATGGCTGCAATACGCTCAAGATTAGGGTTGAAATACCCTCCCACCACTGGAAGATCCAGTGCCTCGGGAGGCCATGAGGTATATTCAGGAATGGCCGCCACCATATCTCCCGCTCCCAGCGCAAACACAGCCTCCACAAGATTAGGAGCCATGGGCAGAATACGCCGGGTTTCAGCGGAAAGAACAAAGGGGAAAAAAAGAAGGAAAATCCCAAAAAAGGCAGCGTTTTTTTTCATTCAGGGTACCTGCACCGTCAAAAAATCTATCACAGGACCTGATGGGAAAAAGGAGGGGAAAGAAAATATCCGTAAAGAATACATGACCTGCATGCAAACCTGAAAATTTCCTTAAAAAAACAAGGAAATCCATTTTACAGAAGGCCCGATTATTACGAAAAAACCACACTTCTGAACATTCTTCCCGAAGGGGAAATAGAGTTCAGGAAGGGATCCCTCCCTTAAGGGATAAGGATCATTCTTTCCGCCCTCTGATCCTCAAGAGGTCGGGGAAAATGCTTTCAGGGCAGGTCTTCTGACTTTCCGGATCATCTGTTTTTTAATGGCCTTCCCATCCTTTTCAAGGACAGTGACACTCTTATAAAAAACATCCCCGGTTACAGCGGTGGGCCCGTTCCCGATTTTCACGGGATTCCCTATGAAGCGCAAAGCGCACCCTGAACGCAACGTTTCTGTCATGGACTCTGAAAAAACTCAAGGATTCATATTTAAAAAAATTTCTGACAGATGACCATCATTTCTTATCCATTACAGCCTTTGCAAGAATTTTTCAGGCTTTATCCTCTTCAAGAATAAATTCCCATGCGCACCACCATCCTTCAGGGTGGGCATCCGGAGGACAGGCCACACAGCGGGTTTTTATCCTATGGTCTATTTCCC
This window encodes:
- a CDS encoding TonB-dependent receptor, whose amino-acid sequence is MNPAHAVFFLFFSAFIVSLFPGFASGDSPVKLETIVVTAGREDKGAERLARPVRVLDRQDLSRIPGAGLVDVLAREAGLVPREGVGKSGGLDIRGMGDTSSSNVLVLLDDVPMNARDLSGVDFSTIAMEDIERIEIIRGSGAVHWGSGAVGGVIRIVTKKPAELSATLSSETGSFGHRKNRIQTSGSSKDFAFRLYGGHNQTSGYRENSAFEAKDAGLDLRLGRKGPFSFALSGHVHEDTYGLPGPVTAGRSRKSASTPHDGGETFEKRFTARAEGDFDSIGTLKLQRSLRYRDQKMDMTGRQSWEEMEILPVDIAVTEKILRADYHLPFAGNSLHLGLDHLESHYIRTDPDANLARRHNGRIIEYGAFAAADLGITESLRLALGGRYHHVDADYRYDRMDLQEWRQYALRSEAWEKQAWDAGLIYEVNSELHLYTSFASSFRSPNVDELAKASSDLRPQETRHMELGFRTFAPGRYRLEAGLFSMEAHDEIYYDSLLQENRNYEDTTLRRGLETSLSLYPSPSLSFRLDMTLMQARFEKKDTVIPLVPERHAGLQISWEPVEVVGLHLAGRWFDSRYDGNDYDNREKKLDAFHVWDIRARLHRAPLDIFMEINNMLDEEYALAAYSGAFYPMPGRQFKAGVALWF
- a CDS encoding DUF4465 domain-containing protein, with amino-acid sequence MMRRQAWMTSLVLVLLTGFLPLYLWAQTFVPATFEDVDRKHFTDGYWNGSDGSGEIRSGTMTFKNDYNQEWSAWSGFALSTKKDTWTKDFSNQYSAITGEGIDGSSTYAVGYIGGASPELVLDSPHTLSGLYVTNTTYAYGSMEKGDDFAKKFVAGDWLRLTIEGRNSAGDIAGRQVVYLADFRSGASSPYILDTWKWVDLASMGPVKRLSFSLESTDMGEWGMNTPAYFALDNVGGPRIKEAEGSSSSCFINSLGF
- a CDS encoding FecCD family ABC transporter permease; the protein is MIGSAEKIHWLIYGLLALGALCILPFFGAEATPPAAFFELFSGERSLSAEILLHHRFPRVLLAFICGMGLAACGAALQVMLENPLAEPFVLGIAGCAAVGASMALSFPVWLVYCGPFSSVQILAFAGSLMAVGLSLKLASRFGGAAETVILAGVTVNILCGALMMLIRYFVDPSRLVVMDRWLMGGLDVVGWDSLMAMFPFVIIGSLLLFPLGPALNLMAVDPVLARAHGVPVSRVRLRICLATGCLVGAAVAFSGPIGFVGLIIPQAVRRISGPDMRTGLFFSALAGGAFLAFCDMLARTLVAPTEMPVGILTAVIGGPVFLRMLWKRSL
- a CDS encoding ABC transporter ATP-binding protein, producing MGELRGEALEFSRENDFLLGPVDVEVQQKGLCCIIGPNGGGKSTLLQILAGVLRPDKGKVLLEGRPVAQLQRRDVAVRVGYLPQVVRSLYAFRTDAVVAMGRFPVDGGHIGRASAREAAMAAMEKTGILHLKGRFLSDLSGGERQRVLLASVLCRNPDYLLLDEPTTGLDPHHGAEFFSLLQKETRSSSGALVVSHDINLAAAFADNLIFMDQGRILARGKPADVMNSEVLARAYGRSMAVWSHPDGRGGRVLLPERKDFL
- a CDS encoding ABC transporter substrate-binding protein, producing MKKNAAFFGIFLLFFPFVLSAETRRILPMAPNLVEAVFALGAGDMVAAIPEYTSWPPEALDLPVVGGYFNPNLERIAAIRPDLVILQGRHEKMDTYCRRQGIPVLRVSMENRASITEGILVLGKALERENEAVKLVDSLEAELEKLRIRYERANPPAILLVLGTTPGTLSQIMTAGKDSYLTELIALAGGRNIFDDHPQRYPSISKEAILMRQPDIILELLPGESPPAPEDLVRKWRALGPLPAVRHGRIRVLSASHLQMAGPRIPEATALLGEVMEEMMLWEN